In Parafrankia irregularis, the genomic window GGCGGTTTCGAGGCAGGCGCTGCCCTGCTGACCCGCTGGCGCTAGCCGACGAGCAGGTTGCCGACGAAGAGGCAGCTGACGAGGGGACAACCGGCGGGCAGGTAGCCGGCGAACAGGCGGTTGGCGAACGAGCTGTACCGACACAGACCGGGTAAGAGGCCGGGCGAGAGCAAGGAGACGGCGATGCCACGTGGAACTGGACGGGTCGAGGGAAAGGTCGCCATCGTCACGGGCGCCGGCTCCACGCCGGGTCCCGGGATGGGGACCGGCAAGGCCAGCGCGGTGGTGCTCGCGCGGGAAGGCGCGAGTGTCCTGCTCGTCGACCTGCACCCCGAGCGGGCCGAGGAGACGTTACAGATGATCGAGGACGAGGGCGGCAAGGCCAAGGTCTTCGGCGCCGACGTGACCAGCGCGGCCGACTGCGAGGCGATGGTCGACGCCGCCGTCGACACGTTCGGCACGGTGGACATCCTCGTCAACAACATCGGCCTGGCCTCGGTCGGGACCGTCGTCGACACCACCGAACAGGCGTGGGACCGCAGCCTCAACCTGAACCTGCGCACGGTCTTCCTCGCGTCGAAGTACGCGGTGCCGGTGATGGCCGCGAAAGGCGCCGGTTCGATCGTCAACATCTCGTCGATCTCCGCGCTGCGCGGCGACGGCACCATCGCCTACTCCGCCGCCAAGGGCGCGATCCTCGCGATGACGGTCGACATGGCCTACTCCCACGGCCGGGACGGAATCCGGGTGAACGCGATCGCGCCCGGTCACATCACCACTCCGATGGTCAACTCGGTGTCGGGCCAGGACGCGGCCGCCGACTTCCGCACCCGGCTGCGCAACGAGGCGGGCCTGCTGGGCACGCCCGGCACCGGCTGGGACGTCGGCTGGGCGGTCGGCTACCTCGCCTCCGACGAGGCGCGCTGGGTGACCGGGGTGACGCTGCCGGTGGATTCCGGTGTTCTCAGCGTCACCCCGCTGATGATGGCCCCGCACCTGCGCGGCGTGCAGGAATAAAGACCGCAACACCGCAACACCGCAACACCGCGCAGTGCGAGTGCGGAGTTTGTTTTTCGTGAATGTCGGGGCCGGTGGCTTCCAAGCCCGGTCTGGCGTCGGACCGGCCTGGGCTCGGCCCCGGCATTCACCACTTGCTCAGCCTCGGCGGTCAGCCCAGTGCGCGGACCTTGGCCGCGGCGAACGCGGCACCGCTGGTGGTGCTGCCGTCATACCCGTAGGTGAGATGCGCCAGCGTGTTCACCCCGGCCGCGCAGACCGGGTCACCGAGGTTGCAGTATTCCTTGGCCTTCGAGCCGTAGAGCGCGCTGGCCGTCGGAATGTGCTGGCCGTACAGCGCCAGCGGGTTGCCGAACACGACCACCGCGGCGACCCGCGGCGCGAGGTTCGTCGGGATGGTCTCGCCGGAGCCGAGCAGGGTCGGGATGCCGATCGAGATGTCGGTGACGCTCGCACCCTGCGAGTACCCGCCGAGCACGAACTTCGTGTTCGGGCAGGACGCGGCCACCGACTTCACGTGGCGGGTCATGTCGGTGGCGCCGGGGCCGGCGGAGGTCTGGGCGAGGTCGGCGGCGTAGTTGACCGCGTAGGAGCTGACCGACTTGCCGGCCAGGTTCGTCTTCAGGGAGTTGACGAACGGGGTGCCCGTAATCCCCAGGCCGGCCAACTCGCCGCTGCCGCGGGCGAAGACGATGTCGACGTCGGAACAGGTCGCCGCGCCTGCGGGTTCCGCGGCGATTCCGACGCCCAGCGAGGCCGCGAACGCGGCCACGGCCAGCGCCAGGGTCCGCTTTTTCCGGGAACGCGAGAGCTGCATGGCATCTCTTTCCTCGGGAATCCATCGACCTTCTGCCGGAGATTCCCAGTCGTGCCCCCACGACAAATTGGCTTGCGCTCCCGAAACTAGCTTTCGCCCGGTGGTGGATCAAGCCACCCCCGTAGGGGTTCACCCTTAGGTGCCAGCGACATCACCGAGCGGGTTCGTCGGGTGCCCGCGCCGGTTACCCGACCCCGCCATCACCCGCCGCGCGCCCGCGCGTGATCTCCTTCGGTAAGTGGTTGATCACCATTTGCTCGTTGGACGACGCCGTAGGCGGAGCAGTGCTGATGGAAAGCGAACCCGACCCGCGCGGCCACCCATCGGGGACGGCCGTGCCGCCGCGCGGCACCGGAAATTCGCCTCAAGAGGGGCGAAAAGGACCAAGTTTCACTTGGCGATCCGCAAGAAGTGAGGATTTCGGTCGTTGGAGCGACCGAAATCGTTCGTTCTTGCGGCTCGCCAAACCGGCCTGGCGGGCTCGCGGAGGTCCGACGGTCTGGCGGTCGCCGGCGCGAGGTGCTGGGTGGCGAAGATCCGTTCGGACGCTGCACCGGAACCGGAAACCTGGCCGTGCCTGTCAACCTGTGCCCTCGCTGTGGTGTTCAGAAGGGGCAGGGACACGGAGAGGACATATCGGGTGCAGGCACGGGATGAACGTGCGTTCGAGGAGTTCGTCGCGCGTACGGGTGACCGGCTGCTGCGCTGCGCCTTCCTGCTGGTCGGGGAGCGCGCCGCGGCGGAGGACCTCGTCCAGGGGGCGTTGGAGCGCACCTATCGGCACTGGCCGCGGGTTTCGGCCGGCCAGCCGGAGGCCTATGTGCGTAAGGCGCTGGTCAACGCCGCCGCGAGCCGATGGCGAAGAAACCGGATCAGAGAGGTCCCACTGGGACCACATGACGTGGTCGGCCCGCCGGACCACGCGGATCATCTCCTGGCCCGCGACGAACTGATCCGCGCGCTCATGACCCTGCCGGCCCGGCAGCGGACGGTGCTCGTCCTGCGGTAT contains:
- a CDS encoding SDR family NAD(P)-dependent oxidoreductase, which produces MPRGTGRVEGKVAIVTGAGSTPGPGMGTGKASAVVLAREGASVLLVDLHPERAEETLQMIEDEGGKAKVFGADVTSAADCEAMVDAAVDTFGTVDILVNNIGLASVGTVVDTTEQAWDRSLNLNLRTVFLASKYAVPVMAAKGAGSIVNISSISALRGDGTIAYSAAKGAILAMTVDMAYSHGRDGIRVNAIAPGHITTPMVNSVSGQDAAADFRTRLRNEAGLLGTPGTGWDVGWAVGYLASDEARWVTGVTLPVDSGVLSVTPLMMAPHLRGVQE
- a CDS encoding cutinase family protein, with translation MQLSRSRKKRTLALAVAAFAASLGVGIAAEPAGAATCSDVDIVFARGSGELAGLGITGTPFVNSLKTNLAGKSVSSYAVNYAADLAQTSAGPGATDMTRHVKSVAASCPNTKFVLGGYSQGASVTDISIGIPTLLGSGETIPTNLAPRVAAVVVFGNPLALYGQHIPTASALYGSKAKEYCNLGDPVCAAGVNTLAHLTYGYDGSTTSGAAFAAAKVRALG
- a CDS encoding SigE family RNA polymerase sigma factor; the protein is MQARDERAFEEFVARTGDRLLRCAFLLVGERAAAEDLVQGALERTYRHWPRVSAGQPEAYVRKALVNAAASRWRRNRIREVPLGPHDVVGPPDHADHLLARDELIRALMTLPARQRTVLVLRYFDDLPEAEVAAALGCSIGSVKTHASRGLARLRASTELADRSLPMTGRNS